AGACCACCGTTGCTTATAATTATCAAATCGTTTTTAGTTTCAAAGGATTTAGATGATGAAATCTTATTTAAGAAGAGATCTTTTTGGGCCAGTTCCTCTTCAAGTTTGTTCAGAAGTTTTAAGATCGTTTTTTCTTGGGTTTTATATACAAATGACCTGAATTTTTCGTTGCTCTTTTTATCGACATACATCAGAGAACTGATGATTATAAATATAAGTATTGAAATAAGAATGATAAGTTCAAAGGGGTTAAGATTTTTGAGAAACTGCTTGATCATTGTTTAGTATCAGCCAAAGGCAACATCTAAGAACATCATGACAGCAAACCCCAGCATGGCACCAATGGTGGATAAATCGGTATCGCTGTCTCCGTGTTGGGCTTCAGGTATGAGTTCTTCAACAACCACATAGATCATGGCTCCAGCTGCAAAGGATAGCGCATAGGGTAGTAAGGGTTCGGCAATACTGACAGCGTAGGCACCAATTACAGCTGCAATCGGTTCAACTATTCCTGAGATCTGGCCATAAAAAAAAGCTTTTCTTTTGCTAAAGCCTTCTCTCATCAGGGGTATGGACACAGCAGCACCTTCAGGGAAGTTTTGTATCCCAATACCGACTGCTAAGGCAATGGCGCCACCTATAGAGGTGAAATTGGCTTGAGAATGAACAGAACCAAATGCTACACCTACTGCTAATCCTTCAGGGATGTTGTGTATTGTTATAGCCAAAACAAGTAGAATACTTCTCTGCAGGGATGTCTTTATCCCTTCAGCCTTTTCTATTTTTAGCCCTTGATGCAGATGGGGTATAAAGTTATCTATAGCAAGTAAAAAAGCACCTCCAGCCAAAAAGCCCATAACTGCAGGTATCCATGGTTTGTCGGAGTGTTTTTCTGCGAGTTCTATGGCTGGTGAAAGTAATGACCAAAAGCTTGCTGCAATCATCACGCCTGCAGCAAAGCCTAACATACTATTTAATATCTTTTTGTTGATCGATTTAAAAAGAAAAACCATTGATGCACCAGCAGCTGTCAAAAGCCAGGTAAAGATTCCAGCAAAAAGTGCTTGTATTATTCCATTTAAACCAAAAAAGATATCCATATTTTTTTATACTTACAAATGTATTTTTTTTCAATAGTCATTTAAAAAAATGTTGACAAATTTTGTAAACAATATTATTGCTTACTTTAGAGGTAAACAATGGTTTTAATAAAAAAAGAAGTTGATTACGCGATTAGAATAATTGCGTATTTATTAGGTAAGAACTGTTTGGTAAAAACTGAGGAGATCTCTGAGAGGCTTTATATTTCTTTTTCAAATACTATTAAAATTTTGCACAAATTGTCAAAATGTGGTATAATAGAAACTAAGACTGGCAAAAATGGTGGGGTTTTGTTGAGTAAAGGAGTTGAGGATTTGAGCATTTATTCTGTTTTAAAGTGTATGGGTTATGATTCTGAGATAAATGCTTGTGTTAATGTACCTGAATCATGCAAGTTAAATCCAATTTGTAATATTACCCATTTTTTCGCAGAACTTCAGTATGATCTTATAGATCGATTAAAAAGCAGGAAGATTAAGGATTTCATCTTTGATGATAAAGCACTACAAAAAATAGGAGGTTTTTATGAATGAGTACCAATACGATTACCAAACGGTAAAGGGTTTTATAATTTCCAGCCTATTTTGGGGCGTAGTGGGGCTTGTAATTGGTCTTCTTATCTCAGTCCAGATGTGGAATGCTGATTTTAACTTCGGAGAGTATTTTACGTTTGGAAGATTGAGGACGATCCACACTAACGTTTTGGCTTATGGTCTCGGTATAGGCGCTGAATTTGGTATTTTTTACTATTTAGTAATTAGGCTAACTAAAAGACCGCTTATCTTCCCAAAGCTTGCACGTTTTCACCTATGGCTGTTCAATATCGGTATAGCACTTGCGACATGGACACTTTTTATGGGGTATTCCCAGAATCTTGAATACGCTGAATTCGAATGGCCTATCGATATTGCCGTAGTGATTCTGTGGGTTATTTTTGCCATCAATGTGATGGGGACTATTTTCAAAAGAAAAGAAGAGGAGATGTATATATCCCTCTGGTTTATCATTGCTACCATTGTTACAGTAGCTATTCTTTATATAGTAAACAATCTTTCAATCCCAGCTACACTTTTCAAATCTTATCACCTTTTTGCTGGTGTTAATAGTGCAAATGTGGAATGGTGGTATGGCCATAATGCGGTTGGATTTTTGTTTACTACCCCAATTCTTGCAATGTTTTATTATTTCTTGCCTAAATCCACTGGGCTACCCATATACAGCCATAGACTTTCTATAATTTCTTTCTGGTCACTTATTTTTGCTTACCTCTGGACAGGAGCACACCACCTTGTTTACACGCCACTTCCTGATTGGATACAGACCTTAGGTATAGCGTTCACCCTTTTCTTAATAGTTCCATCATGGGGTTCTGTGGTTAATGGGTACTTTACAGTGGAAAGTGACTGGTCTGTGATGAAGAACAAGTATCTGACTAAATTCTTTATTGCAGGTATAACTTTTTATGGCTTACAGACTATTCAAGGCCCATCTCAGAGTATTAGAGTGATAAGTTCTTTAATTCACTATACCGACTGGGTACCAGGTCACGTTCATATGGGTACTATGGGTTGGGTGACAATGGTTGTATGTGCTTCTATTTATTATATCATTCCACATATCTATAAAACAGAGATTTACAGTGAAAAGATAGCCAACATACATTTCTGGATAGTGCTGATTGGCCAGCTTATGTTCTCCATTACTATGTGGATTACTGGTATTCAGCAGGGGGCTATGTGGAAAATGACAAACCCTGATGGTTCACTTAAGTATACATTTATTGAGACAGTTGTAGCAAATTATCCTTACTGGCAAATGAGAACAATCGCAGGTGTGATATTCGTAATTGGAATGCTTTTCTTCCTGTATAATGTATTTATGACTATTCAAAAGGGGAAGAAAGAGCTTGCAGCTAAACTCGCTGCGGCTAATGCTTAAGGAGGCTACTTATGTCCCATAACAAGAGTAAATTATATAGCAATGCCCTATTGTTTACAGTGGTTGCGGCGATAACAGTACTTATAGGTACTTTTGTTACCATGTTTTATCCAATGATGAGGGATGAAATGCACCCCAAATTGGAAAGTCTACAGCCTTTTACCCCTCTACAACTTGCTGGTAGAGATGTGTATATGAGAGAAGGTTGCATGAACTGTCATACCCAGACAGTTAGACCATTGAAAGCGGATGTACTTAGGTATGGTGATTATTCCAAGGCTGGTGAGTTTTTCTATGATAGACCACACCTTTGGGGGTCTAAGAGAACAGGTCCAGATCTTGCAAGGATAGGTGGTAAATACCCAGATGATTGGCATTATCAACATATGGCTAACCCGCAAGCTTTTTATGAAAAATCTAATATGCCAAAATACGATTTCTTATCGAAAAAAAAGATCGATATAGATAAGACTGTAGCTGGTTTAAAGGTTTTGGGTATTCAGTACAAACCTGAGGAGATCGAAGCTTTAAAAACAAAGAATGAAATGGATGCCATAGTGGCTTATCTTCAGCAGCTTGGTACTTCTATAGCTAAAAAACAGGTTATCATTGTAGACGAAAAAACAGTAGAGGAAAAGAGCCCATTAGCTGGTAAAGCAGAAGCAGTGGCTGAAGGGCAAAGGCTTTACAAGATCGAGTGTGTGGGTTGTCACGGGAAGAATGCAGAAGGGAATATAGGTACTGCATTCGCTGATTCAACAAGAACAGATAAAGAGCTCTTTCTGGTAATTGCGAACGGAGTCGAAGGTGCAATGCCCGGATATGCTAATCAGTTTAGTAGGGAGAAGATCTGGGCAATGGTTGAATATGCTAAGTCTTTGAAAAAGCAATAGGGGGTAAAATATGGCTGAGTACAAAGAGGAGTTTGATGATTTCTCAAAATTTGAGAAAGAGGATACAAAAAACGAGATACCTGCTGGTTGGTTGATATTTAGTATAATCTTAACAATTTTTTGTATCTATTATATTTATGCTTATACTCCGGCTTTTACGGGTTGGAGCCAAGAAAAGGTATTTCAGGAAACAATGAAAAAATAACTCTAATTAAGGGTAGGCAATAGATGCCTACCCTTTAGTCTAAGAAGGTGATGATATGGCATGGGATCATATAATGCTTATTATTTTTGGATTTTTTTTAGTATTTTTGATGTTAGGTGCTATAATCTACTACTATCTACCTCATAGAAAAGAAAAAGTGGAAAAGGCAAAGTATGATATGTTAAAGGATGAGGATGAGTAGTAACTACCAACAAAAAAGAAAAGTTGTAAGGATAATCCTCATTTCTTTGAGTTTGATTATACCTTTTGTTAAGATCAATGGGAATAGTCTCTTAAGGTTTGATATTGGTGAACTTATACTTTATCTGTTTGGTTATCCTATACCAATAAAAAATTTCTTTTTTGTGTTGCTTGCAACACTTTTTGTTACATTTCTCTTTGTAACAATGACTTTGGTTTATGGAAGGATTTGGTGTGGATGGTTGTGCCCCCAGTCGGTGAGCATGGAGGTAACAGCTTTCGTCGATAAACTTAAAAAAGGGCAATTGGCGAAAAAGGGGATTAATCTCGTCTGGCTTTGGTTTATAAGTTTTGTGGTTGCATTAGATATGGTCTTTTATTTTGTTGATCCATATAAATTTTTTAATAGTTTGATCTTCAAAGGGTATATTCATCCTGTTACCCTTGGTTTCATTGTTGTGCTTACTATCTTAGTTTTTTTAGATCTATATTTAGTTAGATACAGGTTTTGTGCAACTATATGTCCCTACTCCATGATACAATCTGTGCTCTACGATGATCATACGTTAGCTGTATATATGATACCGGAAACTAAGGATAAATGTATCAACTGTTTGGCATGTGTAAAAGTTTGTTCAACTGGTATTGACATAAGAAAGGGGTTGAATTCAGCCTGTATAAATTGTGCAAAGTGTATAGATGCTTGTCAAAAGGTTATGGAGAAATGGGGTGGCAGATCCCTTTTTGCATACCTTTTTGGACCTAATAACAATCCAAATCTATCAAGACCTACAGTTTTAATAAGTGGTGCTGTGACGTTGGTTTTTCTAATTGTGACAGTCGTCTCAGCTTTGAATATCAAAAGCTATTCCGTTGAGTTTATGACCAATCCAAAATTTTATCCAAGATACACAGCTGATGAGGCTGTAAACGGTTTTCAGTTAATGTTGGAGAATTTGGGTGCAAAGGAAAAATCATTCAGGATAGAGTTGGCTTCCCAGCTACCTGTTAAAATTGAACCAGATAAAGTTTTTGTGGTTGGATCTAAAGAGAAGATTGTGGAAAATGTTTTTATAAAATTCCCCAGAGAGATAGCAGAAAAAAATCAATTGATAAATCTAACTGTTTTTATAATAGATGAAAAAGGTAGTAAAATTGAAAAAAAAATAACATTTAGAAAACCTTTTGCAAAAAGGAACGGAGTGGTGAAATGAGATTGATGGTAGCTCTTATAATTGTGGGGCTGTTACTTTTATATAGCACTTTCTATTTTGGTGCAATCTATTTTGATGGTAAGGTTGAGAAAAATACCTATGAAGCTGCGATCAACTATGACAAACATAAGAAACTGATCTCAGATATAAAATTGGATTTATCTGTGGAAAAAATCAGTTATAATAATGGTATATGGAATATAACCGGTGAGATTAGGGGCAAAAGTGGTTTTAGTATTAAATCTTTACAAGTGGATTCGCCATCAAAAAAGGTAGAGATTGTTCAGAAAGTTGAGCTTAGTAATAACAATTTTAATATCAGATTGGATAAAGTTAGCGAGGGTAATTATGTTATAGTTGCTCAACTATTCATTGATAACGAATCTGTGAGGCTTGAAAAGCCTATTTACTTAAAAAATATGTGAGGTGTGCTATGAGGTTAGGTACTATTATTATGATACTTTCGATAATAACAATGATGTTTATTCCGCTCTTTTTGGCAATGAAGTTTTAATATGTCATCTCTGTACATTCTTGTGCCAATCAGCCTTTTGTTAGGTGGATTGGCACTTTATTTCTTTTTTTGGGCGTTGAAAAGAAAGCAGTTTGATGATACTGAAGGGATAAAATATAGAATACTCCACGATGACGACGAAGAATGATCTTTTGATTGAATGCAGTCATTGTCTTTTAAAAATAAAAAGAAATACTGCCATCTTGGAAAAAGATGAAGATGGTGTTGAGAGGTATTTTTGTTGTACAGGGTGCCATTCTGTTTATCATTTTGTAAAGACAGGTGGTCTGGAAAGGTTTTACTCTATAAGGAAGGGTTATAGTCCCGGAAGTATAAAGAAGGTACAGGTTAGAGAGGAGCTGTTTAAAGATGATTTAAGGCTTATTGAAAAAGGGATGTATTTAATTAGTTTTTTTATATCTGATATTAGATGTGCTGCTTGTATATGGTTGATAGAAAATAGCTTAAAAAAGTTAGATGGTATAAAGTATGTCAGGGTGAATTATGCTACCCATAAAATGACTGTTGAATATGAAAGTGAAAAGATAGCATTACAGAGGATACTGGATACAGTTACTAATTTGGGCTATTGTCCTGTACCAACTATTTTGTCCTCCACCTCAGATCTTTTGGAGCGGGAAAAAAAAGAATATTTTGTTAGGTTTGCTGTAGCATCATTTTTTGCGATGCAGTTGATGCTTTACAGTATAGCCCTTTATGCTGGATATTTTCAGGGTATTGATAAGAGTTTGAAGTTTTTATTTTCTTTTTTAAGCTTTTTGTTGGCTACTCCGGTGATCTTTTATTCCGGGAAACCTTTTATAATAAATTCCATTAAATCCCTTAAAAATAGGGTTTTGAGTATGGATATACTTGTTTCCTTGGGGACTTTATCGGCTTACTTTTATAGTATTTTTGCACTTTTTACAGAAAGAGAAATATATTTTGACTCGGTTGCTATGATTATCACATTGATACTTTTAGGCAGATTTATAGAATCTTCGATTAAGCTTAAAGGTTCAAAAGAGCTTTTGATATTAAGATCTTTACAACCAAGACAGGTAAAAAAGCTGAATCAAATACCCACTGATCTCAATAATGTAGAACCTATAGTGGAGCGTGTGGAAAATATAAAGGCTGGTGATCTTATTGTGGTTTATGAACAGGAGATTATACCACTTGACGGTGAAGTTGTGATGGGTTCTGCTGAAGTGGATGAGTCTGCTTTAACCGGTGAGAGTATGCCCTTTGAAAAGAAAAAGGGTACAATTGTTTTCTCCGGAACAAAAGTTATATCTGGTGTAATTGTTGTTTCTGTTTTGGGGGATTATAAGAATTCTGTTTTGTCTAAGATTGTTGATGCCCTTGATTCAGCACAAAATACAGAATTTAAGACTAAACGCTATGTAGATAAGGTCATATCCATTTTTGTCCCCTCTGTAATAGCTATATCTTTAGCTACTTTTCTATACTGGTTCTTTTCTAATGGTGATATAACTGATGGTCTGATAAAAGCTGTATCTGTTTTAGTGATATCATGTCCATGTGCCTTGGGGATTGCTACACCCTTAGCCCTTATGATTGCTACAAGTGTTTCATTAAAAGAGGGGATTGTTATAAAAAATGGTGATATTCTCGAGAATATGAAAGAGGTAAAAAATATATTCTTTGATAAAACAGGAACTCTGACAGAAGGGGTATTAAAAGTTTCCATGATATATCCTATAGATATCCCAGAAAAAGAACTCATTCGGATAGTTGCTTCTGTTGAGAAAAACTCAAGACATCCCGTAGCAAAGGCCATATTGGATATCTGTTTTGATGAGTTATATGAGCTAAAAGAGTATAAAGAGGTACCTGGTATAGGGATTTACGCCAAGATAACTCCTGACATTGAAGTTGTGGTGGGGAATGAAAAAATTGTTTCATACTTTAATCTAAAATCACTGACTTTAGCTATACCTGAAGAATGTAAAAATGATATTCAGGTCTGTGTATATATCGATGGGACATTCAAGGGGATGATTTTTCTTAGGGATCATCTTAAAAAAGAAGTTCCGACCCTTTTTATGAAATGGAAAAATCATGGATTCAGCATAGAAGTACTCACTGGAGATAATGAGAGATCAGCGAAAAAAGTCTTAGAGCCTATATTAGGTTATGCTACTATAAAAGCACAACTTTCACCCTTTCAAAAAGGGGAGAGGATTGAAGCTTTGGAGTTAAGTGGTGTAAAGACTATGTTTGTAGGGGATGGTCTAAACGATTCTATATCTATTAAAAAAGCGTCTGTGGGGATTGCTATGGGTAGTGGGTCTGAACTGGCAATAGAGACTTCAGATGCGGTGATATTGAATAATAGTCTGTTTAGTGTTGATAAGTTTATATCCATATCGAAAAAGACATTAAAAGTAATCAAAGAGAACCTTTTTTGGGCGTTTATCTACAATATAATTATGATCCCGTTGGCAGCCACGGGTTATATTCATCCTATAATCTCTGCTGTATTTATGAGTGTGAGCTCAATTATTGTTGTATTAAACTCGTTAAGATTAAAAAGAATTTAAACTGTTTTGTCCTTACCCATTAAATTTTTATAGATAAATTCATCAAAATATTGTATAGTTATTGTAAATAAACTCAAAAGTAAGG
This genomic window from Calditerrivibrio sp. contains:
- a CDS encoding ZIP family metal transporter; translation: MDIFFGLNGIIQALFAGIFTWLLTAAGASMVFLFKSINKKILNSMLGFAAGVMIAASFWSLLSPAIELAEKHSDKPWIPAVMGFLAGGAFLLAIDNFIPHLHQGLKIEKAEGIKTSLQRSILLVLAITIHNIPEGLAVGVAFGSVHSQANFTSIGGAIALAVGIGIQNFPEGAAVSIPLMREGFSKRKAFFYGQISGIVEPIAAVIGAYAVSIAEPLLPYALSFAAGAMIYVVVEELIPEAQHGDSDTDLSTIGAMLGFAVMMFLDVAFG
- a CDS encoding Rrf2 family transcriptional regulator, which encodes MVLIKKEVDYAIRIIAYLLGKNCLVKTEEISERLYISFSNTIKILHKLSKCGIIETKTGKNGGVLLSKGVEDLSIYSVLKCMGYDSEINACVNVPESCKLNPICNITHFFAELQYDLIDRLKSRKIKDFIFDDKALQKIGGFYE
- a CDS encoding cbb3-type cytochrome c oxidase subunit I; this translates as MNEYQYDYQTVKGFIISSLFWGVVGLVIGLLISVQMWNADFNFGEYFTFGRLRTIHTNVLAYGLGIGAEFGIFYYLVIRLTKRPLIFPKLARFHLWLFNIGIALATWTLFMGYSQNLEYAEFEWPIDIAVVILWVIFAINVMGTIFKRKEEEMYISLWFIIATIVTVAILYIVNNLSIPATLFKSYHLFAGVNSANVEWWYGHNAVGFLFTTPILAMFYYFLPKSTGLPIYSHRLSIISFWSLIFAYLWTGAHHLVYTPLPDWIQTLGIAFTLFLIVPSWGSVVNGYFTVESDWSVMKNKYLTKFFIAGITFYGLQTIQGPSQSIRVISSLIHYTDWVPGHVHMGTMGWVTMVVCASIYYIIPHIYKTEIYSEKIANIHFWIVLIGQLMFSITMWITGIQQGAMWKMTNPDGSLKYTFIETVVANYPYWQMRTIAGVIFVIGMLFFLYNVFMTIQKGKKELAAKLAAANA
- a CDS encoding cbb3-type cytochrome c oxidase subunit II yields the protein MSHNKSKLYSNALLFTVVAAITVLIGTFVTMFYPMMRDEMHPKLESLQPFTPLQLAGRDVYMREGCMNCHTQTVRPLKADVLRYGDYSKAGEFFYDRPHLWGSKRTGPDLARIGGKYPDDWHYQHMANPQAFYEKSNMPKYDFLSKKKIDIDKTVAGLKVLGIQYKPEEIEALKTKNEMDAIVAYLQQLGTSIAKKQVIIVDEKTVEEKSPLAGKAEAVAEGQRLYKIECVGCHGKNAEGNIGTAFADSTRTDKELFLVIANGVEGAMPGYANQFSREKIWAMVEYAKSLKKQ
- a CDS encoding cbb3-type cytochrome c oxidase subunit 3, with translation MAWDHIMLIIFGFFLVFLMLGAIIYYYLPHRKEKVEKAKYDMLKDEDE
- a CDS encoding 4Fe-4S binding protein; this translates as MSSNYQQKRKVVRIILISLSLIIPFVKINGNSLLRFDIGELILYLFGYPIPIKNFFFVLLATLFVTFLFVTMTLVYGRIWCGWLCPQSVSMEVTAFVDKLKKGQLAKKGINLVWLWFISFVVALDMVFYFVDPYKFFNSLIFKGYIHPVTLGFIVVLTILVFLDLYLVRYRFCATICPYSMIQSVLYDDHTLAVYMIPETKDKCINCLACVKVCSTGIDIRKGLNSACINCAKCIDACQKVMEKWGGRSLFAYLFGPNNNPNLSRPTVLISGAVTLVFLIVTVVSALNIKSYSVEFMTNPKFYPRYTADEAVNGFQLMLENLGAKEKSFRIELASQLPVKIEPDKVFVVGSKEKIVENVFIKFPREIAEKNQLINLTVFIIDEKGSKIEKKITFRKPFAKRNGVVK
- the ccoS gene encoding cbb3-type cytochrome oxidase assembly protein CcoS, translated to MSSLYILVPISLLLGGLALYFFFWALKRKQFDDTEGIKYRILHDDDEE
- a CDS encoding heavy metal translocating P-type ATPase; translation: MTTKNDLLIECSHCLLKIKRNTAILEKDEDGVERYFCCTGCHSVYHFVKTGGLERFYSIRKGYSPGSIKKVQVREELFKDDLRLIEKGMYLISFFISDIRCAACIWLIENSLKKLDGIKYVRVNYATHKMTVEYESEKIALQRILDTVTNLGYCPVPTILSSTSDLLEREKKEYFVRFAVASFFAMQLMLYSIALYAGYFQGIDKSLKFLFSFLSFLLATPVIFYSGKPFIINSIKSLKNRVLSMDILVSLGTLSAYFYSIFALFTEREIYFDSVAMIITLILLGRFIESSIKLKGSKELLILRSLQPRQVKKLNQIPTDLNNVEPIVERVENIKAGDLIVVYEQEIIPLDGEVVMGSAEVDESALTGESMPFEKKKGTIVFSGTKVISGVIVVSVLGDYKNSVLSKIVDALDSAQNTEFKTKRYVDKVISIFVPSVIAISLATFLYWFFSNGDITDGLIKAVSVLVISCPCALGIATPLALMIATSVSLKEGIVIKNGDILENMKEVKNIFFDKTGTLTEGVLKVSMIYPIDIPEKELIRIVASVEKNSRHPVAKAILDICFDELYELKEYKEVPGIGIYAKITPDIEVVVGNEKIVSYFNLKSLTLAIPEECKNDIQVCVYIDGTFKGMIFLRDHLKKEVPTLFMKWKNHGFSIEVLTGDNERSAKKVLEPILGYATIKAQLSPFQKGERIEALELSGVKTMFVGDGLNDSISIKKASVGIAMGSGSELAIETSDAVILNNSLFSVDKFISISKKTLKVIKENLFWAFIYNIIMIPLAATGYIHPIISAVFMSVSSIIVVLNSLRLKRI